The nucleotide sequence ACTCCCAATCCGCCTTTCTTAATAATTGCGCCTAGAGGAGCCCCAATAAGAAACATCAATATACAAGCTAAAGCTTGTGCGTATTTCTTATATTTTTCAATGGTATACAGATTTGCATCTTTTTGAAATTGAAAAATTCTTGACTTTACTGAATTGAGATTCACCTTTATGTTCCTTGCTTTATTTAGAGCATCAGCTACTAGTGGTTTATTCTTATTTGCCCCCTTATTTAAATAGGCATCAAGGTGTGTCCATGTCAAAGTATCTATTTTACCAGCATAAAGCTTATTGCCATTACTTTTTTTCTTCTTATTTTTTTTGACATCAGTAACTAATTCTTCTGATATAAAAAGCTTATCAGATTTTTGATTTAATGGTTTTTTTTTCGGGACAACCTCGACAAAAGCAACAGAACTTGATGTATCCACCCAATTAAACATATTAACATACAGTGTGTCTTCTCTCGGCCAAACATTGGTATCGTCCTGTTCAACTGTCTTTTGTTGCTCTGATTTCTGCACAAATAAATTTAGAGGAAACATCGAAGCTTCAACCTCATCAATCTTGTCTTCTTTTTGCTCACCATCTTCTTGCTTTAAGTCTGCTTTATTGATAATAAGATTTTTATTGCTCAGATGAAAATCAAAATATCTTCGAGTATTCTCAATTAGACCAGCTTTTTGCTTTACTATCATATTTCTAAATGAATCAATATCATCGGTTAGTTCATCGATATTCTTCATTTGCCGGTTATTTTGGAATAACTCTTCTTTTCTCCTTTTTAAATCAAATGATGAGAGACTGAAAACCATATCCATTTTATAATACTCTGTGCGATAAAATCTATCAATTGAGTTTTTGGATACTGTCTCTTCTGAATAATAATGGCCATTGTATAGTTCCAGCTTAAGATATCTGTCATCCAAAATGGTATACATCAAACTTGAGTCTGCTAGTATGACTGTTTTGTTACCTCGTCCTTGTGAGTGATCGTAGATTATAACGTCGATCAGTGTCTTTCCATCTGGAAGTTTATCTTTTGCCTTTATACTGTAATTGGGTATTCCATTATAAAAGAGTCCTGGTTTTATGTCTAATGCGGGTTTCGTATGTTTTATATCATACAATAGGCTATAAGCCTTAAGGTTAGCAGCAGGAATTGCATAATTATTAAAGAAATAGGCCCCAATAGACAACACAAATACAAAAAGAAATATAGGTCTGAGTGTACGTATAATTGAGATACCTGAACTTTTAATTGCAGTTAGTTCGAAATTTTCCCCAAGATTTCCGAATGCCATCAGTGAGGCAAGTAATACTCCAAGAGGAAGTGCTATTTGCAGCATATTGAGAGAAAAGTAAAATAACAATTCGGCGAAAACTGTAAAGCCAAGATTCTTTCCGACAAAATCATCAAAGTACTTTAGCAAGTATTGTATAAGTAATATAAAGTTGGAAACTGCTGTGGTTAGCAGAAATGGTCCAATGAAGGATTTAAGCATTAATACATCCAACTTTTTCACGTGCAGGTATATTAGTTTTTAACAGCACACATGAAATTCGCGTAAATAAAACCACTCAATTATAGAGTAGATTTTATGCTCATTTCATAGCGGCGCAAAATTAGAGATTTGGATGATAGCAAGAAAGGTACCAGAGATTAGCCTCCAACTATTTCTTTTAAATCGTGAATAAGTGATCCCCAAAGCTCATGTGCTTCTTCGTCATCCATATCAGAATAATCTGTAATTCTAACATACACAGACTGGGTAAGTTCATTCATATCAATGGTGAATTCAAAATAGTTGCTGTCATCATCCTCATCATCCACCACGTCAAATCTTACATGATGATTAGTTCTATTGGAAGTCAACTTGGCTTTTGTTTCATCCCCGTCCCAAATGAATGTATAGACCTTATCTTCATTATTGATGTTTACATCGTCAGCAAACCACTGAGACAATCCCGATGCAGTACTAAAGTACGGGTACAACATTTTCTTAGATGCATTGAATTCAAACTCTCCTACATATTGATGCTTTGCCATACTTCTGAAATTTTCGATAAGGTAAAAAAAAAATCTATTTCGACAAGGCCATGGCTAAAAAGAAATCTTTTATAGATTTGCGTTCCTTTTTGAGATCGACATCTGAAAGGATGCAAAAAATCTCAAATTTTTCTTTTAATGGCGTGGTAGCTCAGTTGGTTAGAGCGTCGGATTCATAACCCGGAGGTCGGGAGTTCAAATCTCCCCCACGCTACTGGAGGGGATTTCTGAAAATGATTTTCAGAAATCCCTTTTTTTATGTTTGTAAGTTGGTGGTAGCCTGCTGGTTAAAATGGGAATCGTACTCACTAGCATGTTAAATTCAAAATAGTGCACCCTAATCTTTAGATAATTTTGTCTCTTTTTTATGATATTCGGAGATAATACCCACAAAAATTCAATCTCACCTAAAAAAGCGTTTTTCAATCTTCTTTATTAGCTTAATTCAATTGCTTCTTAGCTAAGTCATGATTCTGGAAATTAAATCTAGATAAGTGCTACTTAATAAAACTTTATCACAAGCTTGTCGAATTTCTTCTGGATGTTTACCGAGGTGATTTTGATAAATATTCTGTTCATTGTCAAACTTCTGCTTTTCCTAAAACCTACTATAGTATAACCATAAGGTACGACTTCCATCCAAACTCTTTTTTGGAAATGTTCTTTAATCACATTTCATACAGTTAGTTGGAACAAATCTGAATCAAGTGCAATAAACAAGCAATTATTAATAACAAAACATTTTAACTTATGAAAATCAACTTGCTATTTGCAGTATTTCTCATCGCTATTTTCGTGGCTTGTGATGAAGCACAGAACGAACTTGAGCTTGAAGCACCAAGTTCAAGTTCAATAAACGGGCCTCAAACAAGTTGTTCTAATAACAAGTGGGCACTTCAATTGAAAAAAGACGACAATACATTCTCTAATGTAGAAGGATCAACCATTGACATTTGTAATGACAGATTAACCTCTTTCAGATACTATTATGATTCCTCTTCTCCAGGCGGACCTAACGTAGCTGAACCTTTTAAAATCTGGCATCCAGATCCAAATGCCTCAGCAGCAGAAACAAAAAACTATTTTCAATATTTAAAAAATTTAGGTGTGAAAATAAGAACGTATGCTTTTCATTTAATCCCTACACCAGAGAATTGGATAAAGATCCATACAGAAAGACAAGACCATGCTCTAATAGCCGATTTCGTACCTTTATATCCCGAAAATATCTGCACTGCATATAATGTTACAGATGAATTTGAAGTATTCATATACAATCCTACTTCTTTTGAGATCCGTATAGGACTTAAAAAAAACACAATCACTCCAATTGATCCTGTTTGGGGAACTACAGTTCCTTCAAACGAGTCTTTTGCCGTATTAAATGTAAAACCAGCTACCGAGTTCAGTACTGGTCCTTGGGATGTTGAATATGTAGAAACTACAGATTATAATTTTGGAGATTGGCAACAAGTACACATGAAAGCAGTATATAAAGGTTGTGGAAATCCCTCAGACGCTTCATTCTATTTAGACGGAGGACTTCTTACTGGTATTATTGGAGGTCCAATTATAAATCATTCATGTGTTCAGGGGGACATTCAGTTCGGGCTTGCTCCAAACACTATATCTTATTCTAAATCTGAAATGGATGGCGAATTAGATTTTAGTTTGTTAGTTGGGTGTCATTCATGTCTTCCAGATGGTTGCATCATGCCCTGCTGGAGGATAGAGCCAATACTAAGTACAAGTCCTCCAATTAGCAATGGACCACAAATAGTGCAAGGCATTAGTGAAATCGTATCAAACGTTAGCCTTGGACATTGGGTGGACAATCAGGTTGGGAAAATTTGGGCACTCAGTTGTTATTAATGTAGACTAATTAATAAGTAAACGATGCTATAAAGGAGGCTTCATGCCTCCTTTCTTTTGTAACATGGATCGGTACTAGTTTTTTTCTTGACTTCAATCATCTTTTGCATTAATCACGTCTAAATGGAACGAGGAGAAACTTGGAATGCTCTACCAACACAAGATCTCAGATTAGAACTCTTTTAAATAAGCTCCATCCTTCAGTTTTTGCAAATGATACTGGTCTACCTCTGTCACTGCTCTCTGATTCAACTTCTGAAATAAATGATGTTCCTCTGCGATTCCTCTTAAGTCGGAATTTTTAGCAATGAGAATCATGTAATAGAAATGAATCAACACTTCTTGTTCTGTGAAGTGAGACTTTAGAATATTATAATAGAAGGCGGGATCCTCACTTTTATTTTTTATGAATAGAAGCAGCGTTTTATAGTTTTCGAGATAATGCTGAAAGGTATTTTTGTATCCCTCGTAAACAGCAACAAAGCAATGCTCAAAAGACTCGTCTGATGGTTTGGTTGCTCCGGCATCTGACTTCCTTCTTTTCTTCAGCGCATTGGCATCTTTTTGAAAATCCGCAAAAAGTGCATCAAAAGGATTCATCGTCTTTCGTGAACCACTTGTAGGTGTTAAACGAATTTGACTTGCAGCATTTATATGAAAATTGAGGAGCTGGAAAAAGGTGTTTTCGAATTGTTGGATTGCAATAGTTCTCGACTGAGACTCCATGATTTTTCTACTTTCATGAAGCTCCATACGCTGCAGTACTAATTCTCTCTTTTGATAAATCAAAGCAAGAAAGAAGAGAATCACACCTGCTAGCGCCCATATGGATCCTACAGTTCCTCCTAAAAACTCACCAGCCATTCCCATCATGGTATGATTTCCCCAGATAGGTTCTTCGAGGTTGTTAATTTCTTGTAGGAAGACATAACACACATACAAGCCAAGCCCTATGGCTATAAGTGCACATATGGCTAAAGTATTTGCAAAGACATCACCAAAATTGATGTTAGGTTTCTTCATAGGGTACAATTAGTTCCCTAAAATATGAAATTTTTGGTGTATTAGAAGATGATCAAGACTCGAAATCTATTTTCTTGTGACTACCATCGCAATATGGCTTATTTGATGAAGCTCCACATCTGCAAAAAGCAGTTACTCGATGTTTTGAGGTTTCAGAACCATCGTGATGCTTTACTTTAATATTTCCGTAAACCATTAAAGGACCTCCTTTAACTACCTCTACGATTTGTTCATCTTGGATATCACTAGTATTCTCCATAGTTTCATTGTTTAATTTATATGAAAGAGCCTCTGATGGGCACTTATCTATTTGTTCTTTTATTGTTTGGTCAGATGCTCCATTTACGTTCACCCATGGACGAGCCTTTGGATCGAAGACCTCCGACAGTCCTTTGAAGCACCTCTCTGAATGGATGCATTTTTCAGGTTTCCAGACTACTGTCAAATCTTCGCTTTCGTATTCTTTTACTTTTTCTGACATAGCTACAATTTAACTCCATCTGCTAACAAATGCTCATAGTCATCTTTATGCTTTTTTATAAAAACTTTAATGAAAGGACAAATTGGGATTATTTTTTCTCCTCTTTGATCTAATATATTAAGTGCTTCTCTGACAATCTTATAGCCTGCTCCCAGTCCCTCCCAGTTTTCAGGAACTTCCGTATGAACTAGGTACCACTTTCCAGTTTTCCCAATTTTGTAATCGATAACGGCTATTCCATCATCACCTTCAAGTTCAAATCTCTGCTTCGAAGGGTTATCAATTGTCTTATGATTTGCCAGATTCATTAACTAAGCTTTTTATATAGTCTGGAAGTGGCGTATTACTATCTAATTGATGATCGATTTCCGGCTCACCATAGCTTTGTTTGATCGGAATTACACCGCACCAAGCTGCATCGGGTTTTATAGAGACATTGACATCCCCAGCTCTTACTTTAGCAGCTGTATTCATTAGTGACAATCGTGCAATCTTCGTAATTGCTACTTGCTCAGGCGTAGGTTCTCCTACATCTGCAATACGGCTAGGAATATATCTGTCTGTGAACAGGTTGAAAAATTTTAGCTTCTCGATTGGATCCGTTATTTCTTCAACTTCCGCAAAGCCTATTGCTGATCGATAATTAAACGAGTGATCAAAAGCTGTTGGTGATAAAATGAGAGCATCTAGGTGTGTAACAGAAAAACTGACCTGTTGCCCTAAAATACTATCCATGAAACCACTTTTAGCCGATGCATGGATATAAATATAATCATCCACTCTAGCGAATCCCGTAGGTATCTGATGTGGTATGCCATCTCGATTAAATGCTATGGTACAAAAAAGACCTTTATCAATAATTTGATATAAGGTCTTTCTGTCCTCGGTACCTCTACTTGGATACCTCGATGGTATTGTATGGGCCATTAAGTAAGGATAATGAGAAGCAATAAAATAATAATGATAGCCCCTATGGAAATGGAAACTTTGCTATCCAACCCTGCCTGCTTCAATTCTTTTTTAATGTTCTTAACCTCCTTTTTTAATTCAATCTTTTGTTCTTTCTCCATATCAGAAAAGTCCATCTCCCAAATTTGGTGAACGCGATTTTCTAACTTCTCAACCTGTGCTTGAGGATCTGTTTCTTTCTTAGTGTTTGTATCAGATGCCGAGGCGATCAATGAAGTAGCCATAAAAGCAAAAACGAACGTTAGGTATTTGATTTTTCTCATGCTTAGATTGTTTAATGTTTAACTCTAAAAATAATCAAAGTTGAAATACGATCCAGCAAAATTTATTAAAACAAGCTAGAATAGATCGACTTTTTAAAAGTGAGAAAAAAAATTAATTCAATGCTAAAATTTAAGAATTGAATTTCTACATTTGCGTTCCGTTTTTGAGACGGAGATTATCGGGGTATAGCGCAGTCCGGTTAGCGTACCTGCTTTGGGAGCAGGGGGTCGTAGGTTCGAATCCTACTACCCCGACATTTAAAAAAGCCTTTAGGTAAAACCTGAGGGCTTTTTGCATTTGATCAAAGGCGGTAACTACCTTGAATTCATACCTCGAACTACCGCCTCAATACTATCCAAATAAGGACATTATTCATTTCTTTGAGGGCAGATTGCTACCGCAGCAGTCGCAAACATGTTTCTTAGATCATAAAACCTTCTATTTACTATCAGAAACATGGCTTCATTAATCAATATTAAAATGACCTTATATCTATACTACATAAAATCTACCTTCCAATGCAGCTTGTATTATAGAAGGAAATAATTCCTTAACGATAAAGCTTCAACTAGAATAGAGTTTAAAGCGAGGCTAGACGATTCACAAGATTCGTGAAAAATTAAAGGATGTAATTGAGGCGGATTCAATAACTGAAGATAAAGTACTATGAGAGCTTCTCTGAAAAATCTCACTTCACAAAATAGCTCTCGGAAATAAGGCAGTTAGGAGTGTATGAAATGCAAGTGAGTATAGTCGTCGTTCTCATCTTATGTTCTGGATGTAGTCACAAAAAAATCAATCTAATTTAGATTGGTTCGGTATGATTTCTTATGAG is from Marinobacter alexandrii and encodes:
- a CDS encoding LptF/LptG family permease, which produces MKKLDVLMLKSFIGPFLLTTAVSNFILLIQYLLKYFDDFVGKNLGFTVFAELLFYFSLNMLQIALPLGVLLASLMAFGNLGENFELTAIKSSGISIIRTLRPIFLFVFVLSIGAYFFNNYAIPAANLKAYSLLYDIKHTKPALDIKPGLFYNGIPNYSIKAKDKLPDGKTLIDVIIYDHSQGRGNKTVILADSSLMYTILDDRYLKLELYNGHYYSEETVSKNSIDRFYRTEYYKMDMVFSLSSFDLKRRKEELFQNNRQMKNIDELTDDIDSFRNMIVKQKAGLIENTRRYFDFHLSNKNLIINKADLKQEDGEQKEDKIDEVEASMFPLNLFVQKSEQQKTVEQDDTNVWPREDTLYVNMFNWVDTSSSVAFVEVVPKKKPLNQKSDKLFISEELVTDVKKNKKKKSNGNKLYAGKIDTLTWTHLDAYLNKGANKNKPLVADALNKARNIKVNLNSVKSRIFQFQKDANLYTIEKYKKYAQALACILMFLIGAPLGAIIKKGGLGVPTIIAIFFFIIYYIFTSIGEKQAKVGAMNPYLAVWMSDMILLPFGLFFLKQARVDARIFELDAYRIAIEKLRRRFARNKNKA
- a CDS encoding START-like domain-containing protein, encoding MAKHQYVGEFEFNASKKMLYPYFSTASGLSQWFADDVNINNEDKVYTFIWDGDETKAKLTSNRTNHHVRFDVVDDEDDDSNYFEFTIDMNELTQSVYVRITDYSDMDDEEAHELWGSLIHDLKEIVGG
- a CDS encoding putative phage abortive infection protein, whose product is MKKPNINFGDVFANTLAICALIAIGLGLYVCYVFLQEINNLEEPIWGNHTMMGMAGEFLGGTVGSIWALAGVILFFLALIYQKRELVLQRMELHESRKIMESQSRTIAIQQFENTFFQLLNFHINAASQIRLTPTSGSRKTMNPFDALFADFQKDANALKKRRKSDAGATKPSDESFEHCFVAVYEGYKNTFQHYLENYKTLLLFIKNKSEDPAFYYNILKSHFTEQEVLIHFYYMILIAKNSDLRGIAEEHHLFQKLNQRAVTEVDQYHLQKLKDGAYLKEF
- a CDS encoding (4Fe-4S)-binding protein, giving the protein MSEKVKEYESEDLTVVWKPEKCIHSERCFKGLSEVFDPKARPWVNVNGASDQTIKEQIDKCPSEALSYKLNNETMENTSDIQDEQIVEVVKGGPLMVYGNIKVKHHDGSETSKHRVTAFCRCGASSNKPYCDGSHKKIDFES
- a CDS encoding GNAT family N-acetyltransferase yields the protein MNLANHKTIDNPSKQRFELEGDDGIAVIDYKIGKTGKWYLVHTEVPENWEGLGAGYKIVREALNILDQRGEKIIPICPFIKVFIKKHKDDYEHLLADGVKL
- a CDS encoding pyridoxamine 5'-phosphate oxidase family protein, translated to MAHTIPSRYPSRGTEDRKTLYQIIDKGLFCTIAFNRDGIPHQIPTGFARVDDYIYIHASAKSGFMDSILGQQVSFSVTHLDALILSPTAFDHSFNYRSAIGFAEVEEITDPIEKLKFFNLFTDRYIPSRIADVGEPTPEQVAITKIARLSLMNTAAKVRAGDVNVSIKPDAAWCGVIPIKQSYGEPEIDHQLDSNTPLPDYIKSLVNESGKS